Sequence from the Alphaproteobacteria bacterium genome:
TGGACAACGGCCGCAAGCTGGCGATCGGCAGCCCCAACCTGATCCCGAGGCTGGCGCTGTGCGACCCCGAGTTGACGCTCGGCCTGCCCAAGCATCTCACCGCCGGCACCGGCATGGACGCCATCGCGCACTGCGCCGAGACCTACATGTCGGCGGCGATCAATCCGCCGGCCGAGGCGATCGCGCTCGACGGGCTGGAGAAAGCGTGGCGCCACCTTGAGCGCGCGGTGAAGGACGGTCAGGACCGCGAGGCGCGCTGGAACATGATGATGGCCTCGATGCAGGGCGCCATGTGCTTCCAGAAGGGGCTGGGCGCGGTGCACTCGCTGTCGCATCCCACCGGCGGGCTCAAGGGCCTGCGCCTGCATCACGGCACGCTCAACGCCGTCTACATGCCGGGCGTGATGCGCTTCAACGGGCCGGTGCTGGGTGCAACCAAGATCGAGAAGATGGCCGCCATCATGGGAACGAAGCCCAGCGCCGAGGCGCTGGCCGACGCCATCGTCGGCATGAACGAGCGCATCGGCATTCCGACCGGGCTGAAGGCGATGGGCGTGACCGAGGATCGCTTCGAGGCGATCGCCGACGGCGCGCTCGGCGATCACTGCCACATGACCACGCCGCGGCAACCCACCAAGGCTGAGTATCTGGAACTGATCGAGAGCGCGTTTTGAATCCTTCCCCCGGAGGGGGAAGGTGCCCGAAGGGCGGAAGGGGGATGTCGAAGACGAACGCAGGAGTCCGTCTTCGA
This genomic interval carries:
- a CDS encoding iron-containing alcohol dehydrogenase translates to MALITYLTRIQFDFGAIRLLEAELQLLGMRRPLIVTDKGIIAAGIWDRVKANLPGNMPLAMYDQTPENPTEAAMREALAIYREQECDGIIAIGGGSSMDLAKAVGLMATHPGPSLLPYAVVEGGGPKITPAVAPIVAIPTTSGTGSEVSRGGIIIMDNGRKLAIGSPNLIPRLALCDPELTLGLPKHLTAGTGMDAIAHCAETYMSAAINPPAEAIALDGLEKAWRHLERAVKDGQDREARWNMMMASMQGAMCFQKGLGAVHSLSHPTGGLKGLRLHHGTLNAVYMPGVMRFNGPVLGATKIEKMAAIMGTKPSAEALADAIVGMNERIGIPTGLKAMGVTEDRFEAIADGALGDHCHMTTPRQPTKAEYLELIESAF